In Roseisolibacter agri, one genomic interval encodes:
- a CDS encoding SAM hydrolase/SAM-dependent halogenase family protein, whose product MRPIVTLLTDFGTADGYVAEMKGVLLTHAPDATLVDVSHEVPAHDVESARLAVARYWRRFPRGTVHLAVVDPGVGSARAALAVESDGRFLVGPDNGVLSPALLAAGAQVVALPLPPRAAPTFHGRDLFAPAAARLATGTPLDALGDPIDDPVVRRTPEARRLADGGIEGSVIAIDRFGNAITNLVTLGGGAIEVEGRALPLQRVYADVAPGSPLALVGSNGLVEIAVRDGNAAARLGLVRGARVVLRPAPRA is encoded by the coding sequence ATGCGTCCCATCGTCACCCTGCTGACCGACTTCGGCACGGCCGACGGCTACGTCGCCGAGATGAAGGGCGTGCTGCTCACGCACGCGCCCGACGCGACGCTCGTGGACGTGTCGCACGAGGTGCCGGCGCACGACGTCGAGAGCGCGCGGCTGGCGGTCGCCCGCTACTGGCGGCGCTTCCCGCGCGGCACGGTGCACCTGGCCGTCGTCGATCCGGGCGTCGGCAGCGCGCGCGCCGCGCTCGCCGTGGAGAGCGACGGACGCTTCCTCGTGGGCCCGGACAACGGCGTGCTCTCGCCCGCGCTGCTCGCCGCGGGCGCGCAGGTCGTCGCGCTGCCCCTGCCGCCGCGCGCGGCGCCCACGTTCCACGGGCGCGACCTGTTCGCGCCCGCGGCCGCGCGGCTGGCCACCGGCACGCCGCTCGACGCCCTCGGCGATCCGATCGACGATCCCGTCGTGCGCCGCACGCCCGAGGCGCGCCGCCTGGCGGACGGCGGCATCGAGGGGAGCGTGATCGCCATCGACCGCTTCGGCAACGCGATCACGAACCTCGTGACGCTCGGCGGCGGCGCGATCGAGGTCGAGGGGCGCGCGCTCCCGCTGCAGCGCGTCTACGCGGACGTCGCGCCGGGATCGCCGCTGGCGCTCGTCGGGAGCAACGGGCTGGTGGAGATCGCGGTGCGCGACGGGAACGCGGCGGCGCGACTGGGCCTCGTGCGCGGCGCGCGCGTCGTGCTGCGGCCGGCGCCGAGGGCCTGA
- a CDS encoding YihY/virulence factor BrkB family protein — protein sequence MLIKNHRVGPLAKKTLREVLDDNVLGLAAQTAYYFFFSLFPFFLFLAPLLSLVGDKRETFTFLLEQLQRAVPAEAYALVAGIVQSVVFTDDAPGLISIGALLAIWSGSNVFSALMDALNTAYDLPSDPRPWWKKKLIAIACLIGVGFLFVFATVTMLAGGNIVDALSDRLGIGGIGRLVWTTLQYALALGLLVGTGWIVYYFLPAAPQHKRHALVGSVVATALWVVVTLGFRFYVQNFGSYNKTYGTIGAVIVLLTWMYLSMVVLLIGGELASELRIGTGAAKTRAGHLYDGRLSTGGPADRPSVDSVQRPNPPRTERPASGPGRAPSPAYVARPPRAD from the coding sequence ATGCTGATCAAGAACCATCGCGTCGGACCGCTCGCGAAGAAGACGCTGCGCGAGGTCCTCGACGACAACGTCCTCGGCCTCGCCGCGCAGACGGCGTACTACTTCTTCTTCTCGCTCTTCCCGTTCTTCCTCTTCCTCGCGCCGCTGCTCAGCCTCGTCGGCGACAAGCGCGAGACGTTCACCTTCCTGCTGGAGCAGCTCCAGCGCGCCGTGCCCGCGGAGGCGTACGCGCTCGTCGCCGGCATCGTGCAGTCCGTCGTGTTCACCGACGACGCGCCGGGGCTGATCTCGATCGGCGCGCTGCTCGCGATCTGGTCGGGCTCGAACGTGTTCAGCGCGCTGATGGACGCGCTCAACACCGCCTACGACCTGCCGAGCGACCCGCGGCCGTGGTGGAAGAAGAAGCTGATCGCGATCGCCTGCCTGATCGGCGTCGGCTTCCTCTTCGTGTTCGCGACGGTGACCATGCTGGCCGGCGGCAACATCGTCGACGCGCTGTCGGACCGGTTGGGCATCGGCGGCATCGGGCGCCTCGTGTGGACGACACTGCAGTACGCGCTCGCGCTCGGGCTGCTCGTCGGCACCGGCTGGATCGTCTACTACTTCCTGCCGGCCGCGCCGCAGCACAAGCGCCACGCGCTCGTCGGCTCGGTGGTCGCGACGGCGCTCTGGGTCGTGGTCACGCTCGGCTTCCGCTTCTACGTCCAGAACTTCGGCAGCTACAACAAGACCTACGGCACCATCGGCGCGGTGATCGTGCTGCTGACGTGGATGTACCTGTCGATGGTCGTGCTGCTGATCGGCGGCGAGCTCGCATCGGAGCTGCGCATCGGCACCGGCGCCGCGAAGACGCGCGCGGGGCACCTGTACGACGGCCGCCTCTCGACCGGCGGCCCCGCGGACCGACCGTCCGTGGATTCGGTGCAGCGTCCGAACCCGCCGCGCACCGAGCGGCCGGCGTCCGGACCGGGACGCGCGCCGAGTCCGGCGTACGTCGCGCGGCCGCCACGGGCCGACTGA
- a CDS encoding RNA polymerase sigma factor yields MPPPPSQLDLANLPDADVVRLAQEGRETAFRELVRRYERPVFSLVFRMVRDRETAEDLSQDAFIKVLNHIDKYSPEFKFSSWLFKIANNVAIDWMRRKRLDTVSMDGSPHATTAAEVEATTFDLAAQQESALDEMEARELGSAIERAIAKLRPEYRACIMLRHVEGRSYEEIATTLDLPLGTVKTYIHRARHELRRTLEHLRQ; encoded by the coding sequence ATGCCCCCGCCGCCCTCCCAGCTCGATCTCGCCAACCTGCCCGATGCCGACGTGGTGCGGCTGGCGCAGGAGGGTCGTGAGACGGCGTTCCGGGAGCTGGTGCGGCGCTACGAGCGGCCGGTCTTCTCGCTGGTCTTCCGCATGGTGCGCGACCGCGAGACGGCCGAGGACCTGTCGCAGGACGCCTTCATCAAGGTCCTGAACCACATCGACAAGTACAGCCCCGAGTTCAAGTTCTCGAGCTGGCTGTTCAAGATCGCGAACAACGTCGCCATCGACTGGATGCGGCGGAAGCGGCTGGACACGGTGAGCATGGACGGCTCCCCGCACGCCACGACCGCCGCCGAGGTGGAGGCGACGACGTTCGACCTCGCCGCGCAGCAGGAGTCGGCGCTGGACGAGATGGAGGCCCGCGAGCTGGGCTCCGCGATCGAGCGGGCGATCGCGAAGCTCCGCCCCGAGTACCGGGCCTGCATCATGCTCCGGCACGTCGAGGGTCGCTCGTACGAGGAGATCGCGACGACGCTCGACCTGCCCCTCGGCACCGTGAAGACCTACATCCACCGCGCTCGCCACGAGCTGCGGCGGACCCTCGAGCACCTCCGCCAGTGA
- a CDS encoding ubiquinone/menaquinone biosynthesis methyltransferase, with protein MALHPADAPDTTDRTDAAHEGAVVDAAAAGGREKRAYVRRIFSEIAPRYDLLNHVLSLNVDRAWRRRALEALGWRARPAGVFLDVCAGTLDVGAQLVRQRDFRGLVVGADFAEPMLRAGVGKAPRAALVPVAADALELPIAAGTVDGAIVAFGIRNVQDLDGALREVHRVLAPGARFVILEFTTPPNALVRAGYHAYFHHVLPLVGRAVSGHRTAYAYLPKSVAHFPAPDALAARMRATGFAEVAWTRLTLGIAAIHVGTKS; from the coding sequence ATGGCCCTCCACCCCGCCGACGCTCCCGACACGACCGACCGCACGGACGCCGCCCACGAGGGCGCGGTGGTGGACGCCGCGGCCGCGGGGGGGCGCGAGAAGCGGGCGTACGTGCGCCGCATCTTCTCGGAGATCGCGCCGCGCTACGACCTGCTGAACCACGTCCTGAGCCTGAACGTCGACCGCGCGTGGCGCCGCCGCGCGCTGGAGGCGCTGGGCTGGCGGGCGCGCCCGGCGGGCGTGTTCCTGGACGTCTGCGCGGGAACGCTGGACGTCGGCGCGCAGTTGGTGCGGCAGCGCGACTTCCGCGGGCTGGTGGTGGGCGCCGACTTCGCGGAGCCGATGCTGCGCGCCGGGGTGGGGAAGGCGCCGCGGGCCGCGCTGGTCCCGGTGGCCGCCGACGCGCTGGAGCTGCCGATCGCGGCGGGCACCGTCGACGGTGCGATCGTGGCGTTCGGGATCCGGAACGTGCAGGACCTGGACGGCGCGCTGCGCGAGGTGCACCGCGTGCTGGCGCCGGGCGCGCGCTTCGTCATCCTGGAGTTCACGACGCCGCCGAACGCGCTCGTGCGCGCCGGCTACCACGCCTACTTCCACCACGTGCTGCCGCTGGTGGGCCGCGCGGTCAGCGGGCACCGTACGGCCTACGCGTACCTCCCGAAGTCCGTCGCGCACTTCCCGGCGCCCGACGCGCTCGCGGCCCGCATGCGGGCGACGGGGTTCGCGGAGGTGGCGTGGACGCGGCTGACGCTGGGGATTGCCGCCATCCACGTGGGCACGAAGAGCTGA
- a CDS encoding menaquinone biosynthesis decarboxylase, with product MTLDTLSDFIAAIDRIGELHRITHPVRARLELCEIADRVSKMPGGGKALLFEHVLLADGSRSPYPVAINLFGSMRRMALSLGVQELDEHGRRITEMMDLKVPDGLLGKLSMLPRLLEVAKFPPRTKSGSPPCQEVVWRGDEIDLDRLPIITCWPEDGGPYVTLTMCISKDPARGIRNVGMYRVQQLGTREVAMHWQRHKTGAEHFRQMAERGETMPVCIVVGADPASVYSASAPLPPGIDEFIFAGFLRREPVKLVKAVTCDLEVPWDAELVLEGYIDPREALVVEGPFGDHTGFYSEADLYPKVHLTAVTMRKAMTYATTIVGRPPMEDFYLGHATERIFLPLLKLTVPEIVDYHMPAEGGFHNLVFVSIDKKYPGQAYKVMNALWGAGLMSLAKVLVVLDKEVDVRNVQEAWWAALNNIDPERDTRFTMGPVDVLDHASRAFTYGSKMGIDATRKLPEEGFTRNWPKVIEMDAATKAAVDAMWPKLGL from the coding sequence TTGACGCTCGACACGCTCTCCGACTTCATCGCCGCCATCGACCGCATCGGCGAGCTCCATCGCATCACGCACCCCGTGCGCGCGCGGCTGGAGCTGTGCGAGATCGCGGACCGCGTGTCCAAGATGCCCGGCGGCGGGAAGGCGCTGCTGTTCGAGCACGTGCTGCTCGCCGACGGGTCGCGGTCACCGTATCCGGTCGCGATCAACCTGTTCGGGTCGATGCGGCGCATGGCCCTGTCGCTCGGCGTCCAGGAGCTCGACGAGCATGGACGGCGCATCACCGAGATGATGGACCTCAAGGTCCCCGACGGGCTGCTCGGCAAGCTGTCGATGCTGCCGCGCCTCCTCGAGGTCGCGAAGTTCCCGCCGCGCACCAAGAGTGGATCGCCGCCGTGCCAGGAGGTCGTGTGGCGCGGCGACGAGATCGATCTGGACCGGCTGCCGATCATCACGTGCTGGCCCGAGGACGGCGGGCCGTACGTGACGCTGACGATGTGCATCTCCAAGGACCCGGCGCGCGGCATCCGCAACGTCGGCATGTACCGCGTGCAGCAGCTCGGCACGCGCGAGGTCGCGATGCACTGGCAGCGCCACAAGACCGGCGCGGAGCACTTCCGGCAGATGGCCGAGCGGGGCGAGACGATGCCCGTGTGCATCGTGGTGGGCGCGGATCCGGCCTCGGTCTACTCGGCCAGCGCGCCGCTGCCGCCCGGCATCGACGAGTTCATCTTCGCGGGCTTCCTGCGCCGCGAGCCGGTGAAGCTGGTGAAGGCCGTGACCTGCGACCTCGAGGTCCCGTGGGACGCGGAGCTGGTGCTGGAGGGCTACATCGACCCGCGCGAGGCGCTGGTGGTCGAGGGACCCTTCGGCGACCACACGGGCTTCTACTCGGAGGCGGATCTCTACCCCAAGGTCCACCTGACGGCGGTCACGATGCGGAAGGCGATGACCTACGCGACGACGATCGTCGGGCGTCCGCCGATGGAGGACTTCTACCTCGGCCACGCGACGGAGCGCATCTTCCTGCCGCTGCTCAAGCTGACGGTGCCGGAGATCGTCGACTACCACATGCCGGCCGAGGGCGGGTTCCACAACCTCGTCTTCGTGTCGATCGACAAGAAGTACCCGGGGCAGGCGTACAAGGTGATGAACGCGCTCTGGGGCGCGGGGCTGATGTCGCTGGCGAAGGTGCTCGTCGTCCTCGACAAGGAGGTGGACGTGCGCAACGTGCAGGAAGCGTGGTGGGCGGCGCTCAACAACATCGACCCGGAGCGCGACACGCGCTTCACGATGGGCCCCGTGGACGTGCTGGACCACGCCAGCCGCGCCTTCACCTACGGCAGCAAGATGGGGATCGACGCGACGCGCAAGCTGCCCGAGGAGGGCTTCACGCGGAACTGGCCGAAGGTGATCGAGATGGACGCCGCCACGAAGGCGGCGGTGGACGCCATGTGGCCGAAGCTCGGACTCTGA
- a CDS encoding UbiA-like polyprenyltransferase — MPNALAPEPQTFAGPSRLARWASFVKLPHTVFALPFALVGVLLASFAHAVDARIVGWVIVAFTAARFAAMAFNRIVDRDVDAANPRTAMRELPSGALGVREAKLSVALASAVFVAASALLNPLCLALSPVALGWVFLYSYTKRFTRWSHLVLGLGLGIAPVGGYLAVTGRWSEPWWLICALSLAVTAWVGGFDVFYSLQDESFDRAHGLHSLPVAMGEAGAIRTARVLHVFAVAMLAAVAAGAPGGNAWIAFGVVVVAGLLLWEHRLVRPGDLSRLDAAFFTMNGIISLAFLGCVLAARLLA, encoded by the coding sequence ATGCCCAACGCCCTCGCTCCCGAGCCGCAGACTTTCGCCGGCCCGTCGCGGCTCGCGCGGTGGGCGAGCTTCGTGAAGCTGCCGCACACCGTGTTCGCGCTGCCGTTCGCGCTGGTGGGCGTGCTGCTGGCGAGCTTCGCGCATGCGGTCGACGCGCGCATCGTCGGGTGGGTGATCGTGGCCTTCACGGCGGCGCGCTTCGCGGCGATGGCGTTCAACCGCATCGTCGACCGCGACGTCGACGCCGCCAACCCGCGCACCGCGATGCGCGAGCTGCCCAGCGGTGCGCTCGGCGTGCGCGAGGCCAAGCTGTCGGTGGCGCTCGCGTCGGCGGTGTTCGTGGCCGCGTCGGCGCTGCTCAACCCGCTCTGCCTCGCGCTCTCGCCGGTCGCGCTGGGATGGGTGTTCCTCTACAGCTACACCAAGCGCTTCACGCGCTGGTCGCACCTCGTGCTCGGCCTCGGGCTGGGCATCGCGCCGGTGGGCGGCTACCTGGCGGTGACGGGGCGGTGGAGCGAGCCGTGGTGGCTGATCTGCGCGCTGTCGCTCGCGGTCACGGCGTGGGTCGGCGGATTCGACGTCTTCTACTCGCTGCAGGACGAGTCGTTCGACCGCGCGCACGGGCTGCACTCGCTGCCGGTGGCGATGGGCGAGGCGGGCGCGATCCGCACGGCGCGCGTGCTGCACGTCTTTGCTGTCGCGATGCTCGCCGCGGTCGCCGCGGGCGCGCCGGGCGGCAACGCGTGGATCGCGTTCGGCGTCGTGGTCGTCGCCGGGCTGCTGCTGTGGGAGCACCGGCTCGTGCGGCCGGGCGACCTGTCGAGGCTCGACGCCGCGTTCTTCACGATGAACGGCATCATCAGCCTCGCGTTCCTGGGCTGCGTGCTCGCGGCGCGGCTGCTGGCCTGA